One genomic segment of Pseudomonas fortuita includes these proteins:
- a CDS encoding FAD binding domain-containing protein, whose product MTPFSYHKPASVSEAINLADASSRFIAGGTNLVDLMKENVVRPNRLIDISGLGLNGIRATSDGGVLIGALVSNADLAWDPIIQQHYPLLSEAILAGASPQLRNMASTGGNLLQRTRCYYFYDTGTPCNKREPGSGCPARTGLNRIHAILGASDACVATHPSDMCVALAALEAVVHVQGPAAERQIPFAAFHRLPGDAPERDNQLATDELVVAIELPPPAFEQHYRYLKIRDRASYAFALVSVAAALNLDGGVIQQARLALGGVAHKPWRDTAVEGMLAGQAPSQALFTQAAHTVLQGAQPLSHNGFKVALAQRAIVRALSEAVLGASARGARP is encoded by the coding sequence ATGACGCCATTCAGTTACCACAAGCCCGCATCAGTCAGCGAAGCCATCAACCTGGCAGATGCCAGCTCGCGCTTCATTGCCGGCGGTACCAACCTCGTCGACCTGATGAAGGAAAACGTGGTCCGCCCCAACCGCCTGATCGACATCTCCGGCCTTGGGCTGAACGGCATTCGGGCCACCTCCGACGGCGGCGTGCTGATCGGTGCGTTGGTGAGCAATGCCGACCTCGCCTGGGACCCGATCATCCAACAGCATTATCCGCTGCTGTCCGAAGCCATTCTGGCCGGGGCATCGCCTCAGTTGCGGAACATGGCCAGCACCGGCGGCAACCTGCTGCAACGCACCCGTTGTTACTACTTCTACGACACCGGCACACCCTGCAACAAGCGCGAACCGGGCAGCGGCTGCCCCGCGCGTACGGGCTTGAACCGTATCCATGCGATTCTCGGCGCCAGCGATGCCTGCGTCGCCACCCACCCCTCGGACATGTGCGTGGCGTTGGCGGCGCTCGAAGCGGTAGTACATGTACAGGGGCCTGCCGCTGAACGCCAGATACCCTTCGCGGCCTTCCACCGCCTGCCCGGCGATGCCCCGGAGCGCGACAATCAACTGGCAACTGATGAACTGGTGGTCGCCATCGAGTTGCCGCCCCCTGCATTCGAACAGCATTACCGTTATCTGAAGATCCGCGACCGCGCCTCCTATGCGTTCGCGCTGGTGTCCGTCGCCGCGGCCTTGAACCTTGATGGCGGCGTGATCCAGCAGGCTCGACTGGCGCTAGGTGGCGTTGCCCACAAGCCTTGGCGGGACACGGCGGTAGAAGGGATGCTGGCCGGCCAGGCGCCTTCGCAAGCGCTTTTCACCCAGGCCGCGCACACCGTGCTGCAAGGGGCCCAACCCCTGAGCCACAACGGTTTCAAGGTAGCACTCGCGCAGCGTGCAATCGTTCGGGCATTGAGCGAGGCAGTGCTCGGTGCCTCAGCCAGAGGGGCAAGACCATGA